TCAGTTCAGGCATGGCGAGACCCTAGCGACTCGCCCGGCGGCCGGCTCACCTGTTCCGGGCACCCGTGCGACGATGCTGACTATGCCGACGCCACAAGCTGTGCTCAGTCCGCTGACCACCTCCTCGCTGTTCCTGGTGCTGACCGTCGACCCCGGCGGCGAGCCCGTGGTGCGCGAACTGCTCGCGGACCTGTCCGGCATCGAGCGGTCCATCGGCTTCAACCATCCCGAGGGGGAGCTCAGCGTCGTGGTCGGGATCGGCTCCGAGGTCTGGGAGCGGCTGCTGGACGGTCCCCGCCCGGCCGAACTGCATCCCTTCCCGGAGCTGCGGGGCAGTCGGCACCGAGCCCCGTCCACCCCGGGCGACCTGCTGTTCCACATCCGCGCCACCCGGCAGGACCTCTGCTTCTCCCTCGGCTCCGAGGTCATGGCCCGGCTGCGCGGCTCGGTCACGGTGGTCGACGAGGTGTCCGGCTTCGGCTACCTGGACCGGCGCGACCTGCTCGGCTTCGTCGACGGCACCGAGAACCCGGGCGGGCAGACCGCGGTCGACGCGGTGGTGATCGGCGCCGAGGACCCGGACTTCGCCGGCGGCTCCTACGTGATCGTGCAGAAGTACCTGCACGACCTCGACGCCTGGGAGCGGCTCCCGGTCGAGCAGCAGGAGCAGATCATCGGCCGCCGCAAGCTCAGCAACGTCGAGATCGACACGCCGGGCTCCCACGTCGTCCTCAACACCATCACCGACCCGGACGGCACCGAGCGGAAGATCCTCCGCGACAACATGCCCTTCGGCAGCCCCGGCCGCGGCGAGTTCGGCACCTACTTCATCGGCTACGCGCGCACCCCCGCGGTCACCGAGGAGATGCTGCGCCACATGTTCCTCGGCGACGGGCCGGTCAGCCACGACCGGATCCTGGACTTCTCCACCGCGGTCACCGGAACCCTGTTCTTCGTTCCCACCGCCGACCTCCTGGACGACCTGGGCGACGAACCGCCGGCCACCGCCGACGAGCGGGGCTCGCTCGGGATCGGCGACCTGAAGACCCGCTAGCACCGAAGCACCGGACCGAAGCACCGGATGGATGGAGAGAGCACCATGGACAATCTGCACCGCGCACTCGCCCCGATCTCCGCAGCCGCCTGGGCCGAAATGGAGCAGGAGGCCCGGCGCACCTTCACCCGCCATGTGGCGGCCCGCCGCATCGTGGACGTGCCGGAGGCGGGCGGGCCCGAGCTGGCCGCCGTCAACACCGGCCACCTGGACGAGGTGGAGGCCCCGGCGCCGGGCGTCCGGGCCCGGCTGCGGCGGGCCCAGCCGCTGGTGGAGCTGCGGGTTCCGTTCACCGTGGCCCGGGAGCAGGTGGACAACGTGGTCCGGGGCGCGCAGGACGCGGACTGGGGCCCGGTGAAGGAGGCCGCCAAGCGGATCGCCTTCGCCGAGGACCGGGCCGTGTTCGAGGGCAGCCCGGGCGCGGGCATCACCGGTCTGCGGGCCGCCTCCAGCAACACCGCGCTGACCCTGCCGGCCGACCCCCGGGAGTACCCCAACGTGATCAGCCAGGCCGTGACCGAGCTGCGGCTGGCCGGGGTCGGCGGCCCCTACACGCTGGCGCTCAGCGCGGACGCGTACACCGCGGTCAGCGAGACCTCCGACCACGGCTACCCGATCCACGAGCACCTGCGCCGGCTGCTGGACGGCGAGATCGTCTGGGCCCCGGCGATCGACGGCGCCTTCCTGCTGTCGGTCCGCGGCGGCGACTTCACCCTGCAGCTGGGCCAGGACCTCTCGATCGGCTACCTCTCGCACGACGCGGAGAGCGTCCAGCTCTACTTCCAGGAGTCGCTGACCTTCCTGGCGTACACCAGCGAGGCCGTCGTCCCGATCGGCCCCGCGACCGCCGGGTAGCGGCGCCTGCTTCCGGTAGCAGGCCCTTCCAGCGGCGGAGCCACGGTCGGCCCAGCGACGCCGGGCGGGGCACCGGGTCCGGTGCCAAGCTGGTCGGGCGGGTGATTCGCCGGCTGGGTGCGCGTCGCGGTCGTCCGCGTGGACGGTAACCGCGTCACGACGAAGGAGTCTCCCCCATGGCGAAGGCAGTCGGTATCGACCTCGGCACGACCAATTCGGTGATCGCAGCCTGGGAGGGGGGCGAGCCCGTGGTCATACCCAACGCCGAGGGGGCCAGGACGACGCCGTCCGTGGTCGCCTTCACCGAGAGCGGGGAGCGGCTGGTGGGCCAGCTGGCCCGTCGGCAGGCGATCCTCAACCCGAAGGGGACCATCACCTCGGCGAAGCGCTTCATCGGCCGCCGCTTCGACGAGGTGAGCGAGGAGGCGAAGGCGGTCTCCTTCGACGTGGTGGACGGCCCGGGCGGAGTGGCCCGGTTCGAGGTCCACGGCAAGCAGTACGCACCGGAGGAGATCAGCGCCCAGGTGCTGCGGAAGCTGGTCGAGGACGCCGGCAAGGCGCTCGGCGAACGGGTCACCGAGGCCGTGATCACCGTGCCGGCCTACTTCAACGACGCCCAGCGGCAGGCGACCAAGGACGCCGGCAAGATCGCCGGCCTTGAGGTGCTCCGGATCATCAACGAGCCGACCGCGGCGGCCCTGGCCTACGGGCTGGACAAGAAGGGCCACGAGACCGTCCTGGTCTTCGACCTCGGTGGCGGCACCTTCGACGTGAGCATCCTGGACGTCGGCGACGGGGTGGTCGAGGTGCGGGCCACGGCCGGCGACTCCCACCTGGGCGGCGACGACTTCGACCGGCGGCTGGTGGACTACCTGGCGGACGGCTTCCAGCAGGCCGAGGGCATCGACCTGCGCAAGGACCCGCAGGCGCTGCAGCGGCTGTTCGAGGCGGCCGAGAAGGCCAAGACCGAGCTGAGCTCGGTCACCCAGACCCAGGTCAGCCTGCCGTTCGTGACCGCGGACGCCGCCGGGCCGAAGCACCTGACCGAGACGATCCGCCGCGCCACCTTCGACGAGATCACCGCCGACCTGGTCGAGCGCTGCCTGGGCCCGGTGAGGCAGGCGATGGCCGACGCCAAGGTCACCGAGAGCGACATCGACGAGGTGATCCTGGTCGGCGGCTCCACCCGGATCCCGGCCGTCCAGGCCCTGGTCCGGCGGCTGACCGGCGGCAAGGACCCGAACATGACGGTGAACCCGGACGAGGTGGTCGCGCTCGGCGCCGCCATCCAGGCCGGGGTGCTCAAGGGCGAGGTGAAGGACGTCCTGCTGCTTGACGTCACCCCGCTGTCGCTGGGCGTGGAGACCGCCGGCGGCGTGATGACCAAGATCATCGACCGGAACACCACCATTCCCGCCCGCCGCTCCGAGACCTTCTCCACGGCCGCCGACAACCAGCCCGCCGTGGACGTGGTGGTGCTCCAGGGCGAGCGCGAACTCGCCGCCGACAACCGGGTGCTGGGCCGGTTCCGGCTGGAGAACATCAGGCCGGCGCGGCGCGGCGAGGCGCAGATCGACGTCACCTTCGACATCGACGCCAACGGCATCCTCAAGGTCAGCGCCAAGGACAAGGACACCTCGGCCGAGCAGTCGATCACCATCAGCGAGGGCTCCAACCTGGACCCGGGCGAGGTGGAGCGGATGATCTCCGAGGCGGAGCGCAACCGCGACTCCGACCAGGCGCTGCGCGAGGTGGTCGACGCCCGCAACGAGCTGGACGCCGCCGCCTACCAGGTCGAGCGCCGGCTCGGCGAGCTGGGGGACGCCGCGCCGCAGCACGAGCGCGCCCGCGCCGAGCTGCTGGTCGAGGAGGCCCGGACGGCGGTCAAGGAGGAGGCGCCGCTGGACAGGTCCCGCAGCCTCACCTCCGAGCTGCAGCAGGTCTTCGCCGCGCTGGCCGCCCACTCCGCCGGCTCCGCCGGTCCGGCCGCGCCCACCGGGGAGGCCCCGTCCTCCGCCCCGTCGGGCGGTGGCGACGACGACGTCATCGACGCCGACTTCGACCGAAGCTGAGGCGGCGCCATGTCGGACCAGGACATGTCGAACCAGGACAGGCCGCAGCAGGACAGGCCGCAGCAGCAGACCGGCACGCCCGAGGAGTCCGCGCCCCCGCCGGAGGCGACCGGCATCATCGCCGAGCTGGAGGACAAGTGGCGGCGCGCCCTCGCCGACCTGGACAACCTGCGCAAGCGCCACGCCCGCGAGCGGCCCGGTGAACTGGCGGCCGAGCGGGTCCGGGTGGCCCGCGCCTGGCTGCCGGTGCTCGACAACCTGGAGCTGGCGCTCGCCCACGCGGACCCCGACGACCCGATCGCCCAGGGCGTGAAGGCGGTCCGCGACCAGGCGGTGGAGGTGCTGCGCGGCCTCGGCTATCCGCGCAACGACGAGACCGGGGTGCCCTTCGACCCGGCCCTGCACGAGGTGGTCACCATGGTCGACGCCCCGGACACCGCGCCCAACACCGTGGTCCAGGTGATCCGCCCCGGCTACGGCGAGCCCGACCGACAGCTGCGGCCGGCCGCCGTCGCGGTCAGCCGGAAGCAGGAGTGAGCCGCCCCATGGCCCGCGACTACTACGAGGTGCTCGGGGTCCCCCGGACGGCCGACGCGTCCGAGATCCAGCAGGCCTTCCGCACCCTGGCGCGGAAGTTCCACCCGGACGTGAACCGCGACCCGGGGGCTGAGGACAGCTTCAAGGAGCTGAACGAGGCCTACAGCGTGCTCTCCGACCCCGACACCCGGAAGCGCTACGACCGCTTCGGCCCGGACTTCCGGCAGATCCCGGAGGACTACGACGAGCGCGTCGGCGCGGGCCGGGGTCACGGCGGCCGGGGCTACGCCGGCCAGGGTCACGGCGGCCAGAGCTACGGCGGCGGTTTCGGCGGCGCGGACTTCGGCGGCGGCTTCGACGGCTCCGGCATCGACTTCGAGGACCTGTTCGGCGGCATGTTCGGCGGCCGGGTGGGCCGCAGCGGCGGCGCGCCGGTCCCGGGGGCGGACCAGGAGGCGGAGCTGACCCTCAGCCTGGAGGAGGCCTACCGGGGCGGCCGACGGAAGATCACCCTCGGCGGCCCCGGCGGCGAGCGCGGCTACGACGTCACCATCCCGGCCGGGGTGGTCGACGGGCAGCGGATCCGGCTGGCCGGGGAGGGCGGCCGGGGCCGGGCCAAGGGCTCGGCCGGCGACCTCTACCTGGTGGTCCGGATCGCCCCGCACCCGCAGTTCCGGCTCTCCGGCCGCGACGTCCACGTCGACCTGCCGGTCACCCCCTGGGAGGCCGCGCTCGGCGCCCCGGTGCCGGTCACCGGGCCCGGCGGCACCGCCAAGGTCCAGGTGCCGCCGGGCACCTCCACCGGCCGCCGGCTGCGGCTGCGCGGCGAGGGGATGCCCAACCCCAAGGGATCCCCGGGCGACCTCTACGCCGAGATCCGGGTGATGGTGCCGCCCTCGCCGAGCCCGCGCGAACGCGAGCTGTTCGAGCAGCTGGCCGCCGACTCGACCTTCGACCCGAGGCAGCAGACATGACCACACCCCCGCCCCCCGGTACCAGCTATCCGCTGGTGCTCGTCCGCCGCGCCGAGCCCTACCGGTTGAGCCTGGAGAGCACGGCCCGGCTCTCCGGCCTGCCGCCCGAGCTGGTCCGCCGCTTCGTCGCCCTCG
The Streptacidiphilus albus JL83 genome window above contains:
- the dnaK gene encoding molecular chaperone DnaK is translated as MAKAVGIDLGTTNSVIAAWEGGEPVVIPNAEGARTTPSVVAFTESGERLVGQLARRQAILNPKGTITSAKRFIGRRFDEVSEEAKAVSFDVVDGPGGVARFEVHGKQYAPEEISAQVLRKLVEDAGKALGERVTEAVITVPAYFNDAQRQATKDAGKIAGLEVLRIINEPTAAALAYGLDKKGHETVLVFDLGGGTFDVSILDVGDGVVEVRATAGDSHLGGDDFDRRLVDYLADGFQQAEGIDLRKDPQALQRLFEAAEKAKTELSSVTQTQVSLPFVTADAAGPKHLTETIRRATFDEITADLVERCLGPVRQAMADAKVTESDIDEVILVGGSTRIPAVQALVRRLTGGKDPNMTVNPDEVVALGAAIQAGVLKGEVKDVLLLDVTPLSLGVETAGGVMTKIIDRNTTIPARRSETFSTAADNQPAVDVVVLQGERELAADNRVLGRFRLENIRPARRGEAQIDVTFDIDANGILKVSAKDKDTSAEQSITISEGSNLDPGEVERMISEAERNRDSDQALREVVDARNELDAAAYQVERRLGELGDAAPQHERARAELLVEEARTAVKEEAPLDRSRSLTSELQQVFAALAAHSAGSAGPAAPTGEAPSSAPSGGGDDDVIDADFDRS
- a CDS encoding Dyp-type peroxidase, with the translated sequence MPTPQAVLSPLTTSSLFLVLTVDPGGEPVVRELLADLSGIERSIGFNHPEGELSVVVGIGSEVWERLLDGPRPAELHPFPELRGSRHRAPSTPGDLLFHIRATRQDLCFSLGSEVMARLRGSVTVVDEVSGFGYLDRRDLLGFVDGTENPGGQTAVDAVVIGAEDPDFAGGSYVIVQKYLHDLDAWERLPVEQQEQIIGRRKLSNVEIDTPGSHVVLNTITDPDGTERKILRDNMPFGSPGRGEFGTYFIGYARTPAVTEEMLRHMFLGDGPVSHDRILDFSTAVTGTLFFVPTADLLDDLGDEPPATADERGSLGIGDLKTR
- a CDS encoding family 1 encapsulin nanocompartment shell protein, with product MDNLHRALAPISAAAWAEMEQEARRTFTRHVAARRIVDVPEAGGPELAAVNTGHLDEVEAPAPGVRARLRRAQPLVELRVPFTVAREQVDNVVRGAQDADWGPVKEAAKRIAFAEDRAVFEGSPGAGITGLRAASSNTALTLPADPREYPNVISQAVTELRLAGVGGPYTLALSADAYTAVSETSDHGYPIHEHLRRLLDGEIVWAPAIDGAFLLSVRGGDFTLQLGQDLSIGYLSHDAESVQLYFQESLTFLAYTSEAVVPIGPATAG
- a CDS encoding DnaJ C-terminal domain-containing protein, with amino-acid sequence MARDYYEVLGVPRTADASEIQQAFRTLARKFHPDVNRDPGAEDSFKELNEAYSVLSDPDTRKRYDRFGPDFRQIPEDYDERVGAGRGHGGRGYAGQGHGGQSYGGGFGGADFGGGFDGSGIDFEDLFGGMFGGRVGRSGGAPVPGADQEAELTLSLEEAYRGGRRKITLGGPGGERGYDVTIPAGVVDGQRIRLAGEGGRGRAKGSAGDLYLVVRIAPHPQFRLSGRDVHVDLPVTPWEAALGAPVPVTGPGGTAKVQVPPGTSTGRRLRLRGEGMPNPKGSPGDLYAEIRVMVPPSPSPRERELFEQLAADSTFDPRQQT
- a CDS encoding nucleotide exchange factor GrpE, translated to MSDQDMSNQDRPQQDRPQQQTGTPEESAPPPEATGIIAELEDKWRRALADLDNLRKRHARERPGELAAERVRVARAWLPVLDNLELALAHADPDDPIAQGVKAVRDQAVEVLRGLGYPRNDETGVPFDPALHEVVTMVDAPDTAPNTVVQVIRPGYGEPDRQLRPAAVAVSRKQE